Proteins from a genomic interval of Quercus robur chromosome 9, dhQueRobu3.1, whole genome shotgun sequence:
- the LOC126700927 gene encoding cyclic nucleotide-gated ion channel 2-like has protein sequence MSSSSRWVELSSRNSHKNNNINATNNNNRSSIRDEDNPIANFKECHICNQVGVPVFHSIRCDPTNKPHWESSAGSSLISLKNSRSYSDSPCFSSDSIARTCWWGPILCRVLDPRSKNIRRWNRGVLLARGLALAVDPLFFNVMYMSTVENGPPCFYMHVALAIVLTVVRTCVDLVHLCHVWLQFRLAYVSSESMVVGCGKLVWDARAIASHNLRSFKGIWLDAFVILPVPQVVIWLVVPKLLKENRINLIMTILLVTYFVQFFAKLYHSIYLLKKLQKVTGYIFGSVWWRFNLNLLAYLIAAHVIGGCWFALSTQRLVSCLHQQCDMSTKCNLSLVCSEARCNNQHIQLASGKNLMGNQCGANLTAIRSFCLDEDGPYNYGIYLQALPVLTSNSLAVKILYPLFWGLLCLSSFGNVLAPTSNVLEVIFSICITLGGLALFTTLVANIQVFLHTLMATKKNVLLKHRDMVWWMKRRQLPLHLRRRVHRFERQRWAAMEGQDEMQLIKDLPDGLRREIKRYLCIDLVKKVPLFQMLDDLILDNICDLVTPYIYGKGEKIIREGDPVQRMVFVVHGRVRRSQALNRGFIGNSMLQPGSFFGDELLSWCLRRPFIDRLPSSSATFVCAESIEAYCLDADQLQYITDHFRYQFASDRLMRTMRYYSSNWRTWAAVTIQIAWRRNKTRTKGTVSLLMHNRGTDSLLRHYAVYFMSLKPQDRLE, from the exons ATGTCCTCCTCCTCAAG GTGGGTAGAGCTATCATCAAGaaattcacacaaaaacaaTAACATTAACGCCACCAACAACAATAATAGAAGTAGTATTAGAGATGAAGACAACCCTATTGCCAACTTCAAAGAATGCCATATCTGCAACCAAGTTGGGGTCCCAGTTTTTCACTCCATTCGCTGTGACCCAACAAACAAACCTCACTGGGAATCCTCAGCTGGTTCTTCCTTAATCTCTCTCAAAAACAGCCGATCCTACAGCGACTCACCATGTTTCAGCTCCGATTCAATCGCTCGGACCTGTTGGTGGGGTCCAATCTTGTGTCGTGTCCTGGACCCACGTAGCAAGAACATCAGGAGGTGGAACCGTGGGGTCTTGCTGGCACGTGGCTTGGCCTTGGCAGTTGATCCTCTCTTCTTCAACGTGATGTACATGAGTACTGTAGAGAATGGGCCCCCTTGTTTCTACATGCATGTTGCGTTGGCTATCGTACTCACTGTGGTTCGCACTTGTGTGGACCTGGTTCATCTCTGCCACGTGTGGCTTCAGTTCAGGTTGGCGTACGTGTCTAGCGAATCCATGGTGGTTGGGTGTGGGAAACTCGTGTGGGACGCACGTGCGATTGCCTCTCACAACCTGCGATCTTTTAAAGGCATCTGGTTGGATGCTTTTGTTATTCTTCCGGTTCCCCAG GTGGTAATATGGTTGGTTGTACCCAAATTGCTCAAAGAAAATCGGATTAATCTGATAATGACCATACTTCTAGTAACCTACTTTGTTCAATTCTTCGCCAAACTCTACCATAGCATTTACTTGTTGAAAAAACTGCAAAAGGTCACTGGTTATATCTTTGGCAGTGTTTGGTGGCGTTTCAACCTTAATCTCCTTGCATACTTGATTGCTGCTCAT GTAATCGGTGGATGCTGGTTTGCCCTTTCTACACAACGTTTAGTGTCATGCCTCCATCAACAGTGTGACATGAGTACCAAGTGTAATCTGTCTTTAGTTTGCTCAGAGGCAAGATGTAATAACCAGCATATTCAGTTAGCATCTGGAAAAAACTTAATGGGAAATCAATGTGGTGCTAACTTAACAGCAATAAGGTCATTTTGCTTGGATGAAGACGGGCCATATAATTATGGTATCTATTTGCAGGCACTTCCAGTCTTAACGAGCAATTCCCTGGCTGTTAAGATCCTTTATCCTCTATTCTGGGGCCTTTTGTGCCTTAG CTCTTTTGGTAATGTACTCGCGCCTACAAGCAATGtgttggaagtgatttttagcATATGCATCACACTTGGGGGATTGGCGCTCTTCACTACTTTAGTTGCCAATATCCAG GTATTTTTGCACACGCTCATGGCAACTAAGAAAAATGTGCTACTCAAACATCGAGACATGGTGTGGTGGATGAAACGAAGACAGCTGCCGCTTCATTTGAGACGGAGAGTTCACCGATTTGAACGTCAAAGATGGGCAGCCATGGAAGGGCAGGATGAGATGCAGTTGATCAAAGATTTGCCTGATGGCCTCCGTAGGGAAATTAAACGTTATCTTTGCATAGATCTTGTCAAGAAG gTCCCTCTATTCCAAATGTTAGATGATCTTATTCTTGACAACATCTGTGATCTAGTCACGCCTTATATCTACGGCAAGGGTGAAAAG ATTATCAGAGAAGGAGACCCTGTGCAAAGGATGGTGTTTGTTGTTCATGGTCGTGTAAGACGTAGTCAAGCCCTTAACAGAGGATTCATTGGCAATAGTATGCTTCAACCTGGTAGCTTTTTCGGTGATGAGCTTCTATCATGGTGCCTCCGCCGCCCATTTATAGATCGCCTTCCATCCTCATCCGCAACATTTGTTTGTGCAGAATCCATAGAAGCATATTGTCTTGATGCAGACCAACTCCAGTATATTACTGATCATTTTCGATACCAATTTGCCAGTGATAGACTTATGCGGACAATGAGATATTACTCATCCAATTGGCGAACATGGGCAGCAGTGACTATACAAATTGCTTGGCGTCGCAACAAGACGAGAACCAAGGGTACTGTGAGTCTTCTGATGCACAATAGAGGCACTGATAGCCTGCTCAGACATTATGCTGTATACTTCATGTCACTCAAGCCTCAAGATCGCCTTGAATAA